In Nitrospirota bacterium, the following are encoded in one genomic region:
- a CDS encoding riboflavin synthase: MFTGIIEELGRVKTIEQDLQSARIIISAKKIISGLKPGDSVSVNGVCLTVVAHRRKEFEVDVSYETIRVTNIGKLKIGEAVNIERAMQLSDRLGGHIVTGHIDGTGSISEKMILGNCTFYTIKTDEDLLRYIVKKGSVAVDGISLTIADIVSGGFKVCIIPYTERMTTMGLRKIGDTVNIETDIISKYVENLLKNKKDFVLFEKSQKTIDVSFLKEHGWL; encoded by the coding sequence ATGTTTACAGGCATCATAGAAGAACTCGGAAGAGTAAAGACGATAGAGCAGGATTTACAATCCGCAAGAATTATAATCAGTGCTAAAAAGATTATTTCTGGGCTTAAGCCTGGTGACAGTGTGTCTGTTAATGGCGTCTGTCTTACGGTTGTGGCTCATCGGCGTAAAGAATTTGAGGTGGATGTCTCATACGAGACTATAAGGGTTACAAATATCGGGAAACTCAAGATAGGTGAAGCAGTAAATATAGAGCGGGCGATGCAATTATCTGACCGTCTTGGAGGGCATATAGTCACAGGACATATTGATGGTACAGGGTCTATCTCAGAAAAAATGATTTTAGGGAATTGTACATTCTATACAATCAAGACTGATGAAGACTTATTAAGATACATAGTTAAAAAGGGGTCTGTTGCTGTTGACGGTATAAGTTTAACTATCGCTGATATTGTATCTGGAGGTTTTAAGGTCTGCATCATACCTTATACCGAAAGGATGACCACGATGGGGTTAAGAAAGATTGGTGATACGGTGAATATAGAGACAGACATCATTAGTAAATATGTTGAAAATCTGCTCAAAAATAAAAAAGACTTTGTCCTCTTTGAAAAATCACAAAAAACCATAGATGTATCATTTTTAAAAGAGCATGGATGGTTATGA
- a CDS encoding hemolysin family protein, with amino-acid sequence MWFEVLLILLLILLNGFFAASELAVIATRKSYIKQLSEEGDRRAMVLEKIKDQPERFIATIQIGVTLVGAMAAAIGGAAAAEVLKPIIKKIPIFAIQIASEAISIGVVVVIISYLSLVLGELVPKSLALKYPEKISIWVAKPIKWFSDASSSLIDILTASSNIVLKPFKGKTSFEGSLVSEEEIKLILKEGREKGVFDQTEQELIHSVFEFADRSVREVTVPATKIVAIQIDTPIEDVLKLITEEQFTRYPVYNRDINDIQGILYDKDLFAPLSRKESIELKNLIHPAYFIPESMKVSHLLKEMQRRRIHMAIVVNEYGGVAGLVTMEDLIEEIVGEIQDEYDIEKPVEMLKNGVLVVDASISVRDLNEDYSLNIPESPEYETLGGFVLTGIQRMPRGGETVKYGGYKFTIVDMEGRRISKIRVEVVE; translated from the coding sequence ATGTGGTTTGAAGTTTTATTAATACTGTTGTTAATTCTTCTCAATGGTTTCTTTGCTGCATCTGAACTGGCGGTTATTGCAACGAGAAAAAGTTATATAAAACAACTCTCAGAAGAAGGTGACAGGAGAGCTATGGTTTTAGAAAAAATCAAGGACCAACCTGAGAGATTTATCGCAACAATTCAGATAGGTGTTACGCTTGTCGGGGCGATGGCTGCTGCGATAGGTGGTGCTGCAGCTGCAGAGGTCTTAAAACCAATTATAAAAAAGATACCAATATTTGCTATTCAGATAGCAAGTGAGGCGATATCTATAGGAGTGGTTGTAGTTATAATATCCTACCTTTCACTTGTTCTTGGAGAACTCGTTCCTAAGTCATTGGCATTAAAATATCCTGAGAAGATCTCAATATGGGTAGCAAAACCAATAAAGTGGTTTTCAGATGCATCATCATCTCTGATTGATATTCTGACTGCGAGCAGTAACATAGTATTGAAACCATTCAAAGGTAAGACCTCATTTGAAGGGTCTCTCGTATCAGAAGAAGAGATAAAATTAATATTGAAAGAGGGAAGAGAAAAGGGCGTATTTGATCAGACCGAACAGGAACTCATTCACAGCGTATTTGAGTTTGCAGATAGATCTGTCAGAGAGGTAACGGTTCCTGCTACAAAGATCGTTGCAATTCAGATAGATACCCCTATCGAAGATGTCCTAAAATTGATAACTGAAGAGCAATTCACAAGATACCCTGTATATAACAGGGACATAAATGATATACAAGGAATACTTTATGACAAAGACCTTTTTGCTCCATTATCGAGGAAGGAGTCTATCGAACTTAAAAACCTGATACACCCTGCATATTTTATCCCTGAAAGTATGAAGGTAAGCCATCTCCTTAAGGAGATGCAACGGAGAAGGATACATATGGCTATTGTGGTAAATGAATATGGAGGGGTTGCGGGTCTGGTTACTATGGAAGACCTTATAGAAGAGATAGTCGGAGAGATACAAGATGAATACGATATAGAGAAACCTGTCGAGATGTTAAAAAACGGTGTGCTTGTGGTTGATGCCTCCATATCTGTCAGAGACCTTAATGAAGACTATTCACTAAATATTCCTGAGTCTCCAGAGTATGAAACTCTTGGTGGGTTTGTGCTTACCGGGATTCAGAGAATGCCAAGAGGCGGAGAGACGGTTAAATATGGAGGATATAAGTTTACAATTGTTGATATGGAGGGCAGAAGGATATCGAAGATCAGGGTAGAAGTAGTTGAGTAA
- a CDS encoding bifunctional nuclease family protein, whose translation MLLQVKVEGLLFDPRSGMYIVLLKEINGGEETLPIWIGKPEADAIALGLGKILTPRPMTHDLIRNIIEGLGVKVLRIVVTDIVENTYYASVYINQYGEEIVIDSRPSDAIALALRTNAPIFVDNRVIEKHNTDGLEEWLRNLKPEDFGKYPM comes from the coding sequence ATGTTATTGCAGGTAAAGGTAGAAGGGCTTCTTTTTGATCCAAGAAGTGGAATGTATATTGTTCTCCTCAAGGAGATAAATGGTGGAGAAGAAACTCTCCCCATATGGATAGGTAAACCTGAGGCAGATGCAATAGCACTCGGTCTGGGCAAGATATTAACACCAAGACCTATGACACATGACCTCATAAGAAATATAATAGAAGGTTTAGGGGTTAAGGTGTTGAGGATTGTGGTAACAGATATCGTAGAAAACACATATTACGCCTCTGTTTACATAAATCAATATGGTGAGGAGATCGTTATAGATTCCAGACCGAGCGATGCGATCGCCTTAGCCTTGAGAACAAATGCCCCTATATTTGTTGATAACAGAGTGATAGAAAAGCATAACACGGATGGATTGGAAGAATGGTTGAGGAACTTGAAACCTGAAGATTTTGGGAAATATCCAATGTAG
- the recO gene encoding DNA repair protein RecO translates to MAIFRTQGIVLRSIEYGEADLIITFFTFEKGRLKGLAKGCRRTKSRFGSSFEPFTHTRLGLYGRENTSLFRVTQSDIIHSFHRLRDDMVNLGYASYMSDLIDESSPECEPNHELFTLFIQSLRFIESGEEPDTISKIFQIKLLNLLGYRPEITRCNYCGSSINNSPVNFYPSHGGAICDRCRSEIDGSCFIIGNGTTNFFHKAIEIEVNKINRLKLTPQIKMELNSALLSYFSYILGRRPRSYSVLEQLERRDGCIA, encoded by the coding sequence ATGGCAATATTCAGAACACAGGGTATTGTTCTCAGGTCAATAGAGTATGGGGAAGCTGACCTTATTATTACTTTCTTTACATTTGAGAAGGGACGGCTCAAAGGATTAGCAAAAGGGTGTAGACGAACCAAGAGTCGGTTTGGCAGCAGTTTTGAACCTTTTACACATACAAGATTAGGATTATATGGTAGAGAAAACACCTCACTTTTCAGGGTAACACAGTCTGATATAATACATTCATTCCACAGGCTAAGAGATGATATGGTCAATCTTGGATACGCATCGTATATGTCTGACCTTATCGATGAATCTTCTCCTGAATGTGAACCAAACCATGAACTCTTTACGCTCTTCATTCAGTCTCTTAGGTTTATTGAATCAGGGGAAGAACCCGATACAATATCCAAGATATTCCAGATAAAACTCCTGAATCTTCTTGGATATAGACCCGAGATAACAAGATGTAATTATTGTGGTAGTTCTATAAATAATTCTCCTGTTAATTTTTATCCATCACATGGTGGAGCCATATGCGATAGATGCCGCAGTGAGATTGATGGTAGTTGTTTTATAATAGGTAATGGGACCACTAACTTTTTTCACAAAGCCATAGAGATTGAGGTCAACAAAATAAACAGACTTAAGTTAACCCCACAGATAAAGATGGAACTTAATTCAGCCCTTTTATCTTATTTTAGTTATATACTTGGAAGAAGGCCAAGATCATATTCCGTCCTTGAACAGCTCGAAAGGCGTGATGGCTGCATTGCTTGA
- the ribD gene encoding bifunctional diaminohydroxyphosphoribosylaminopyrimidine deaminase/5-amino-6-(5-phosphoribosylamino)uracil reductase RibD, whose amino-acid sequence MNSEKKDEYFMRLALRLAEKGKGKTNPNPLVGAVVVKNGRVCGRGYHKKAGMPHAEKVAIEDAGSDAKGATLYVNLEPCCHHEKKTPPCTSLIANSGITRVVIGCIDPNPYVSGRGIKELDDAGIEVTTGILEEESKRLNEVFFKYITTKKPFVILKAAITIDGKIATSTGKSQWITGEKARQAVHRLRNQVDAVLVGIGTILKDNPNLTARTKSKKAKDPCRVIVDSLLNIPLDSNVLIQKSSAPTYIVTTKPVPEDRVKHLKDLGAKILFFDSINNHISLNQLMIRLGEIGITSVMIEGGSRINASALRERIVDKIILFVAPKILGGKNAIGMVGGISPESLEDAIVIKWSRLRRVGDDIMVEGYVV is encoded by the coding sequence TTGAACAGTGAAAAAAAAGACGAATACTTCATGAGGCTTGCACTGAGGCTTGCCGAAAAGGGAAAAGGGAAAACGAACCCAAATCCTCTTGTAGGCGCTGTAGTTGTAAAGAATGGAAGGGTATGTGGTAGGGGCTACCATAAAAAGGCTGGTATGCCACATGCAGAAAAGGTTGCAATTGAGGATGCTGGTTCGGATGCGAAAGGTGCCACACTTTATGTAAATCTTGAACCATGCTGTCACCATGAAAAAAAGACTCCTCCTTGTACTTCTTTAATAGCCAACAGTGGTATAACCCGTGTAGTAATTGGGTGCATCGATCCTAACCCTTATGTATCAGGAAGAGGTATAAAAGAACTTGATGATGCAGGTATCGAAGTAACAACAGGGATTCTTGAGGAAGAATCAAAGAGATTAAATGAAGTTTTTTTTAAATATATAACAACAAAAAAACCATTTGTAATACTGAAGGCTGCAATAACCATTGACGGAAAGATTGCAACATCCACAGGGAAGTCTCAATGGATAACCGGGGAAAAGGCGAGACAGGCTGTTCACCGCTTACGAAATCAAGTAGATGCTGTGCTTGTGGGTATAGGAACCATCCTCAAGGATAACCCCAACCTGACTGCAAGAACTAAGAGTAAGAAAGCTAAAGACCCATGCAGGGTCATAGTGGATAGCCTGCTAAATATCCCTCTTGATTCAAATGTCCTTATTCAAAAATCATCTGCACCAACATATATAGTAACAACAAAACCTGTCCCTGAAGATAGGGTTAAACACCTTAAGGACTTAGGTGCAAAGATACTTTTCTTTGACAGTATAAATAATCATATAAGCCTTAATCAGCTTATGATAAGATTGGGTGAGATTGGTATAACTAGTGTTATGATTGAGGGAGGATCCAGAATAAATGCATCTGCTTTAAGGGAAAGGATTGTGGATAAGATTATTTTATTTGTTGCACCCAAGATTCTCGGTGGAAAAAATGCCATAGGAATGGTAGGCGGTATATCCCCAGAGTCACTCGAGGATGCTATTGTAATTAAGTGGTCGCGTCTTCGAAGGGTTGGGGATGACATAATGGTTGAAGGTTATGTGGTTTGA
- the glyS gene encoding glycine--tRNA ligase subunit beta — protein sequence MNKTLLLEIGTEEIPARFIPPALIGMKESIQRLLNSYNITFGIVSTFATPRRLVVLVEGVAEHQSSSIKEVVGPARRIAFDDKGTPTKAAYGFAKVQGISVEMLKIKHTERGEYITAVFEEERKETRILLPEILTTFIRSITFPKAMRWMDKDISFARPVHWILALFENEIISFEIDGIRSGNVSRGHRFMSPGAFAVRDPKIYKQLMENNSVIIDPQERKDMIRKQIEELASSLNCDTIEDEELLTTVSNLVECPVAVLGRFERKYLELPRDVLINAMKEHQKYFPLIDTNGNLQPYFIVISNTKVEDMDIIRRGNERVLKARLDDASFYYEEDRSVPLWDRVDNLKQVVYHERLGSLYQKVKRMAEIASYITSKIDQELKEIVERASYLSKADLTTGIVGEFPKLQGIIGREYAILSGEKKEVADAIYEHYLPRFWGDTLPESKTGAIVGIADKIDTIAGFFSIGIIPTGSEDPYALRRNGNGVVQIILKCNVRIGLSDLVAKALQGFKGKVLIKNSLQGEIMEFLRQRAAYIFTSEGYMSDMVDAVLSAGFDDLIDVKERIEALSEFRKTDDLIPFVTVSKRVVNILPDGYRGRLSHKLLTEDAEKRLYRTVKLINKDTKHLIDRNSYTDFINKLLAFRVEIDNFFDNVLVMDKDEGMKNNRLALLGMVSDIFKKVADFSKIIV from the coding sequence ATGAATAAAACACTTTTACTCGAGATAGGAACAGAAGAGATACCTGCCAGATTCATTCCACCTGCATTAATCGGAATGAAAGAATCCATTCAGCGACTACTTAACAGCTATAATATAACCTTTGGAATAGTGTCTACCTTTGCTACCCCAAGAAGACTGGTGGTTCTTGTAGAGGGTGTTGCAGAACATCAAAGTAGCAGTATAAAGGAAGTTGTTGGACCTGCAAGGAGGATTGCATTTGACGATAAAGGAACTCCAACGAAGGCTGCTTATGGCTTTGCAAAAGTACAGGGTATATCTGTTGAGATGCTTAAGATAAAGCATACCGAAAGGGGAGAATATATCACAGCAGTCTTTGAGGAAGAAAGAAAGGAGACAAGAATACTTCTACCTGAGATACTAACTACATTTATAAGGTCAATAACCTTTCCAAAGGCAATGCGATGGATGGATAAGGACATCTCTTTTGCAAGACCTGTCCACTGGATACTGGCGCTATTTGAAAATGAAATTATATCATTCGAAATAGATGGTATCAGAAGTGGAAATGTCTCAAGAGGTCACAGGTTTATGAGTCCTGGGGCATTTGCCGTCAGGGATCCAAAGATATACAAGCAACTTATGGAGAACAACTCTGTGATAATTGACCCACAGGAAAGAAAGGATATGATAAGAAAACAGATTGAGGAACTCGCATCATCATTAAACTGTGACACAATAGAGGACGAGGAGCTCTTGACGACTGTTTCAAATCTGGTTGAATGTCCTGTGGCGGTGTTAGGAAGATTCGAGAGGAAATACTTAGAACTTCCGAGAGATGTCCTTATAAATGCTATGAAAGAGCATCAGAAATATTTTCCATTGATAGATACGAATGGCAATCTTCAACCCTACTTTATAGTCATAAGTAACACAAAGGTTGAAGACATGGATATTATAAGGAGAGGGAATGAACGGGTGCTTAAGGCGAGACTTGATGATGCAAGTTTTTACTACGAGGAAGATCGCTCTGTCCCTTTGTGGGATAGAGTTGATAATTTAAAACAGGTTGTGTATCACGAAAGGCTTGGTTCTCTTTATCAGAAGGTCAAAAGGATGGCTGAGATAGCGTCCTATATTACATCAAAGATAGATCAAGAGCTAAAGGAAATTGTTGAAAGGGCATCATATCTCTCAAAGGCAGACTTGACGACTGGCATCGTAGGAGAGTTTCCAAAGCTTCAAGGTATTATCGGAAGGGAATACGCTATACTATCTGGAGAGAAGAAAGAAGTCGCTGATGCCATTTATGAACACTACCTACCAAGATTCTGGGGTGATACCCTTCCTGAAAGCAAGACGGGAGCCATAGTCGGTATAGCGGATAAAATAGACACTATTGCTGGTTTCTTCTCCATAGGGATTATACCCACTGGTTCTGAAGACCCATACGCCCTGAGAAGAAATGGAAACGGCGTCGTCCAGATAATCCTGAAATGTAATGTTCGTATAGGATTATCTGATCTTGTGGCTAAAGCCCTTCAAGGATTTAAGGGGAAAGTTTTAATTAAAAACAGTTTGCAGGGAGAAATCATGGAGTTTCTCCGCCAGAGAGCAGCATATATCTTTACATCAGAGGGTTATATGAGCGACATGGTGGATGCAGTTCTCTCTGCTGGATTTGATGATCTTATTGATGTAAAAGAAAGGATAGAGGCACTCTCAGAATTCAGAAAGACGGATGATCTTATTCCCTTTGTAACTGTATCAAAAAGGGTTGTAAATATACTTCCAGATGGTTATCGTGGAAGGCTCAGCCATAAACTCCTCACAGAGGATGCTGAGAAGAGATTGTACAGGACAGTTAAACTAATAAACAAAGATACAAAACACCTCATCGATAGAAATTCTTATACTGATTTTATAAATAAATTACTTGCGTTCAGAGTTGAGATAGATAATTTTTTTGATAATGTGCTTGTTATGGATAAGGACGAGGGTATGAAAAATAACCGTTTAGCATTGCTTGGAATGGTATCAGATATCTTTAAAAAGGTAGCGGATTTTTCGAAAATAATAGTATAG
- a CDS encoding glycine--tRNA ligase subunit alpha, translated as MNFQDLILLLQKFWSEQGCVIQQPYDIEVGAGTFNPATFFRVLGPEPWRVAYVESSRRPTDGRYGENPNRLQHYYQYQVIMKPSPEDSQDIYIESLSSIGIDPLKHDIRFVEDDWESPTLGAWGLGWEVWLDGMEITQFTYFQQVGGFDLRPVSVEITYGLERLAMYIQNVESVFDIEWAKGIKYGDIHHECEVEFSRYNFDEADVEAHIKLFELFEREALRLLRIGLVLPAYDYCLKCSHTFNMLDARGAISVAERTGYVARVRNIAEDCAKGYLKIREEKRFLLLNTLRK; from the coding sequence TTGAACTTTCAGGATTTAATATTATTGCTCCAAAAATTCTGGTCAGAACAGGGATGTGTTATACAGCAACCCTATGATATAGAAGTTGGTGCTGGCACATTCAATCCTGCTACATTCTTTAGGGTCCTTGGTCCTGAGCCATGGAGGGTAGCTTATGTGGAGTCATCAAGAAGACCCACCGACGGTCGTTATGGAGAAAATCCTAATAGACTCCAACACTATTATCAATACCAGGTAATAATGAAACCGTCACCCGAAGATAGTCAGGACATCTATATAGAAAGCCTCTCAAGTATTGGTATAGACCCACTGAAACATGATATACGATTTGTTGAAGACGACTGGGAATCCCCGACACTCGGTGCATGGGGACTCGGGTGGGAAGTGTGGCTTGATGGTATGGAGATCACACAGTTTACATATTTTCAACAGGTTGGGGGATTTGATTTAAGACCTGTATCTGTAGAGATCACATACGGGCTTGAACGGCTTGCAATGTATATACAAAATGTGGAGAGTGTTTTTGATATAGAATGGGCAAAGGGCATAAAATACGGCGATATTCATCACGAATGTGAGGTAGAGTTTTCAAGATATAATTTTGATGAGGCAGATGTGGAGGCGCACATTAAATTATTTGAGTTGTTTGAAAGAGAGGCATTAAGGCTTTTACGAATAGGGCTTGTCCTTCCTGCATATGATTATTGTCTTAAATGTTCACATACATTTAACATGCTTGATGCAAGGGGTGCAATAAGTGTGGCAGAGAGGACAGGGTATGTCGCAAGAGTAAGAAACATTGCAGAAGACTGTGCAAAAGGATATCTAAAGATAAGAGAGGAGAAAAGATTCCTGCTTTTAAATACTTTGAGGAAATGA
- the ppdK gene encoding pyruvate, phosphate dikinase yields the protein MGVKKYLYFFGDGKADGRADMKNLLGGKGANIAEMTNLGIPVPPGFTITTEVCTLYYKNNRKYPRELKAQVTAALAKVEKIMGKKFGGPDNPLLVSVRSGARSSMPGMMETVLNIGLTTKTIPGLIKKTNNERLVYDAYRRLLMMYSDVVMEKAAGIEPEDGEGIRQKLEHTMERMKKEKVYKSDTDLTSEDLKILCDEFKVIIKKTLKKEFPDDPQEQLWGGIGAVFQSWMGKRAVSYRRIEKIPDDWGTAVNVQAMVFGNTGDNSATGVAFTRNPATGEDIFFGEWLPNAQGEDVVAGIRTPNPVNKAGKTKDTRHLHSLEEAMPKLYKELFGIQKRLEKHYKDMQDIEFTIEDSRLWMLQTRVGKRNGQAAIRMAVEMAKSKLITKEMALLRVKPDQIDELLHPSVAPAAEKRATELAKGLPAGPGGAIGRIVFTADDAEAWARRGEKVILVRNETSPEDVHGMHAAQAILTARGGMTSHAALVARGWGKCCIVGCSDLDIDIQKKEIHVNGRILKEGDWITLNGTKGRVYKGKLDLLPADPEHNPWYKELMKWADRFRKLKVRTNADRPEDAIVARNFGAEGIGLCRTEHMFFGPDRIKAVREMILSDTVEGRNNALAKLLPMQRGDFIEIFKAMDRLPVTIRLLDPPLHEFLPHTDKELMELASEMGVTFEHLRAKNKSLHEFNPMLGHRGCRLGITYPEMYEMQVQAIMEAACELSKQKIKVIPEIMIPLVGHMKELETMRNLTVSVAERVQKAYKVKVPYTVGTMIELPRACITADKIATVADFYSFGTNDLTQTVYGLSRDDAGRFLPFYIGSGILKEDPFISIDTDGVGAFMRIAVEKGKKMKKNLKMGICGEHGGEPKSVEFCHKIGLDYVSCSPYRVPIARFAAAQAALKEERRQLKS from the coding sequence ATGGGTGTTAAAAAATATCTCTATTTCTTCGGTGATGGCAAAGCAGATGGAAGAGCTGATATGAAAAATCTTTTGGGGGGTAAGGGAGCAAACATAGCAGAGATGACTAACCTTGGCATTCCTGTTCCTCCTGGATTTACGATAACTACGGAAGTTTGTACTCTTTATTACAAAAATAACCGGAAATACCCTCGAGAACTTAAGGCGCAGGTCACTGCTGCACTGGCAAAAGTAGAAAAAATAATGGGTAAAAAATTTGGAGGCCCCGACAATCCGCTTCTTGTTTCAGTGCGTTCTGGAGCAAGAAGCTCCATGCCTGGCATGATGGAGACCGTATTGAATATAGGTCTTACAACAAAGACAATCCCGGGGCTTATAAAGAAGACAAACAATGAACGCCTTGTATATGACGCCTATCGTCGTCTGCTTATGATGTATTCCGATGTTGTTATGGAAAAGGCTGCTGGAATAGAACCTGAAGATGGAGAAGGTATCCGTCAGAAACTTGAGCATACAATGGAAAGGATGAAGAAAGAAAAAGTGTACAAAAGCGATACTGATTTGACATCCGAGGATCTGAAGATACTTTGTGACGAGTTCAAGGTGATTATTAAAAAAACACTTAAAAAAGAGTTTCCTGATGACCCACAGGAACAGTTATGGGGTGGTATCGGTGCTGTTTTTCAGTCATGGATGGGAAAGCGTGCCGTCTCATACCGCAGGATAGAAAAGATACCAGATGACTGGGGCACTGCTGTTAATGTTCAGGCCATGGTTTTTGGGAATACAGGTGACAATTCGGCAACCGGAGTTGCCTTCACACGAAACCCTGCAACAGGAGAAGACATATTCTTCGGTGAATGGCTGCCAAATGCACAGGGAGAGGATGTTGTTGCAGGCATCAGGACTCCTAATCCTGTAAATAAGGCAGGTAAGACAAAAGACACAAGGCATCTCCACTCATTAGAGGAGGCAATGCCGAAATTATATAAAGAATTATTTGGTATCCAAAAGAGGCTTGAAAAGCATTATAAGGATATGCAGGATATTGAATTCACCATTGAGGATAGTAGGCTCTGGATGCTCCAGACAAGGGTTGGCAAGCGTAATGGTCAGGCTGCAATACGAATGGCTGTTGAGATGGCGAAATCGAAGCTTATTACAAAAGAGATGGCTCTCTTACGTGTAAAACCCGACCAGATAGATGAACTCTTACATCCCAGTGTTGCCCCTGCTGCTGAAAAGAGAGCTACTGAGCTTGCAAAAGGTCTGCCTGCTGGTCCCGGCGGAGCTATCGGAAGAATTGTATTTACCGCTGATGATGCAGAAGCATGGGCAAGGAGGGGTGAGAAAGTTATACTTGTAAGGAATGAGACCTCTCCAGAGGATGTGCATGGAATGCATGCTGCACAGGCTATCCTTACAGCAAGGGGTGGAATGACAAGCCATGCGGCACTTGTTGCGAGAGGCTGGGGCAAATGCTGCATAGTAGGCTGCTCTGACCTTGATATAGATATCCAGAAAAAAGAAATCCATGTAAATGGAAGAATACTCAAGGAGGGAGACTGGATAACACTTAATGGAACAAAGGGCAGGGTATATAAAGGTAAACTCGACTTATTGCCTGCTGACCCTGAGCATAATCCATGGTATAAGGAACTTATGAAATGGGCTGATCGGTTCAGAAAATTAAAAGTCAGGACAAATGCTGACAGACCTGAGGATGCTATTGTGGCAAGAAACTTTGGTGCTGAGGGAATAGGGCTTTGCAGGACAGAACATATGTTCTTTGGACCAGACAGGATAAAGGCTGTAAGAGAGATGATACTTTCTGATACAGTTGAAGGAAGGAATAATGCACTTGCAAAGCTTCTTCCGATGCAAAGAGGTGACTTTATTGAGATATTCAAGGCTATGGACAGACTTCCTGTAACCATAAGGCTTCTTGATCCACCCCTCCATGAATTTCTTCCACATACCGATAAAGAACTCATGGAATTGGCAAGTGAGATGGGTGTGACCTTTGAGCACTTGCGCGCCAAGAATAAATCACTACACGAGTTTAACCCTATGCTCGGACATCGTGGTTGCCGTCTCGGTATTACCTACCCTGAAATGTACGAAATGCAGGTGCAGGCTATTATGGAGGCTGCATGTGAACTTTCAAAACAGAAGATCAAGGTAATTCCTGAAATAATGATTCCTCTTGTTGGACATATGAAGGAACTGGAGACGATGAGAAACCTTACCGTTTCTGTTGCAGAAAGGGTTCAGAAAGCGTATAAGGTGAAAGTACCATATACAGTAGGGACTATGATAGAGCTACCCCGTGCCTGTATAACCGCTGATAAGATAGCTACTGTTGCTGACTTTTATTCCTTTGGGACCAATGACCTTACACAAACAGTTTATGGACTCTCAAGGGACGATGCCGGAAGATTCCTGCCATTTTATATAGGGAGCGGAATACTTAAGGAAGACCCCTTTATTTCCATAGACACAGATGGAGTTGGTGCATTTATGCGCATAGCAGTTGAAAAAGGCAAGAAAATGAAGAAAAACCTTAAGATGGGAATTTGTGGCGAGCACGGAGGCGAGCCCAAATCTGTAGAATTCTGCCATAAAATCGGACTTGATTATGTAAGCTGTTCACCCTATAGGGTTCCGATAGCACGTTTTGCAGCAGCACAGGCAGCTCTAAAAGAAGAAAGAAGACAACTGAAGAGTTAA